The Marivirga tractuosa DSM 4126 genome contains the following window.
CCAGGTTTCTTAGTCCGTATTTCTTCAAACCTATTTTCAGTAATTTCAGATACTCCTAAAAACTTACAACAATTTTGATAACTTGAGTAATCAAAATCTTCTAGCTTCACTAGATAAATTTTAGCTGGATGACTCTTCAATTCAGAGAGCCCCGTTTTATATACCTGCCTCCACATCCAGGATATTTTCCCTACTCTTGTTAATGTTTGCCAACCATCCAATTCCCTTCTCGTATTTGGATGAAATCTACCAAAAAAATGATTGGGACTTTGATACTCATATTGATACCCTGGCAACCGATGCTGATCAATTTGAAATGCTAACTTATGGTCTAAATACCAACCCTTATTATAATGTGATTCAATAACTTTTTTAGGATCTCTATATATTAGAATAACTTTAGTATTCAAGTGTTTAATGAAATCAGAAATATGTAAGGACAGGTATGGATTTGACTCAAAAAATATCTTATTCTCT
Protein-coding sequences here:
- a CDS encoding sulfotransferase domain-containing protein, which encodes MLNSIKKLLLGSPKAINDNPFKSLSYYNDFVNDNFLLCTGMGRSGTHFMAKLFDNSKNVDALHLDEVGNSTADSFYQYAKWYGLDVDTYPLLSSRNYLIKEAKSENKIFFESNPYLSLHISDFIKHLNTKVILIYRDPKKVIESHYNKGWYLDHKLAFQIDQHRLPGYQYEYQSPNHFFGRFHPNTRRELDGWQTLTRVGKISWMWRQVYKTGLSELKSHPAKIYLVKLEDFDYSSYQNCCKFLGVSEITENRFEEIRTKKPGKGAYSSFPEWSEKEINEFLFYTNDILKDLNNQLKKSL